Within Haloarcula sp. CBA1129, the genomic segment GGCGGATTGATCGTGAATATCACGGTGATGATTGGCTTCGTCCTCTTGTTCTTCCCAGGGCTATTCTTTGCGGCCTCATTCTTGTTTTTCATCTTTGCAATTGCCGTCGAGGATCGCGGCATCATCAGTAGCCTCAAACGGAGCTGGGGACTGGCTCACGGCTCCCGGCTCAAGCTCGGCGTCCTCGTTGTTGTCTCCGCCCTGTTCGGCGGAATCATCGGTGGTGTCACACGCTGTTGAATCTCGCTGGTGCGCCGGTCGCCGCTGACATCGCGACGGTTGTCCTCACGACGGTGTTCTTCCTCCCGTACTACGCCATCATCGCGTCGGCGTACTGTCAGCTACGTGATGGAGGAAACGTTCCTGACCGGTCTACATCTAAGCCAGTGAACACATCACAGGTATCTGAACTCTAATCGGTCCACTTGGCCTGCTAAAACCTTCAGCAGGCAACATTTTCTTGCTCGAACGGCCACTACAGAATCTTCGTGTAGCGATAGATGATTCGTTCGACAGTCAAACGAAGGCCTTCCACATACCCAGTGGTTTACTTGTGTTTCGTAACATGACCGTCAGCCGAGGGATATAATAACGAAGCCCCTCACCGACTTATATGGATTGGAGCTTCAGGATTCGGAAAAGATGTTCCACCATGGGTAATGAAACTTGTACTGCTCAGCGCCATCCTGTTGATTACTGGGCTTCAGTATTTCAATATCATATAATGCGTGTCAATTCACCTTAATGCGGTTCCTACAGTGGACACAGTAGAATTTTTTCGAGGGGTTTCTTTGCCCCGATTATACATGTTGGTTAGACATCAATCATAAGAAAATCCCTCTGGATGCAAACATTTACCGGCGAATATGTACTGTTCCCGCCGGTTGTTTGAGTACAGGTAGCCTTGATGAGTACGCGCTTATCGCAGACGAACTTGATTTTCCAACGGCCAGTCGACCATATCTGTGGCCCGATCCGACAGAGGTCAGAGCTGTAACGAGAGTCGATTTCACCACCCAAGACACAACCTATCGGTTTGATTTGATCGTGACACCGTAAACAGGACGCAGATGTCGGTGTTGCCGGCATCGGCCGATCAAAGCGATGATGAGCGCAATCACGGCAGCAGAAAGGTACCCAATATAAGCATCAATAGCGCCGGGGCTTGCGTGGCTCCGGCATACTCAAACCGTCCTGACTCAAGCACGGTCGCGTCGGTAGTTCTTGACTGTAAAGAACCCCCCAAGTAATGCCAAGACTGAGCCCACACCGATGAATATATACTGTCGATTCGACACATGGTTCTTGAGAAACGCCTGATCGGGTGCGTCAGGATTGACGTAAGCAGTTGTTTCCGTCTCTGACTCATACTCTGCTATCACGTCTTGCGCGGCGGCTTCTGTGTCATATCTCGGCGGAGTTGCCCCGGGAAACACTTTGTCTCCAGTATACGTCTCACCGGCGTACGTGTAGGTAAATTCCACCACGGGTTCGTGTTTGACCGTGGCCCCACTGCCCGTACTGGAACCTTTAGTTTCGACGCCAACCTCAGTAATGGTTGCTTCTACCTTGACTGATTCACTGACCGCATTCGTCGACTGGACGTAGTCAACTGCTCCGAAACTAACCAGTCCGATTGCAGCAATAAGTAACAGGAGGGACTGTCCAACAGTGTTTGGTCCGTTTACCGACAGGCCATCATCGGACATCAAGTTTAGCTGGCATCTTTTCCGGGACAAAACTGTTGGTTTTGGCTCTGGTGAATCGCCTGACTACGTCGGTTTCTACAGGTGCAGCAGGCCGAGTACCTCGGAGTCATTCGGGAGATCGAAGATCTCCCGTGATGACGAGACGCTTCGCGTCTCGAACCACTTGACCCGAAGCAGTTCACACAACCAGTATGAGGTCTCACGTGAGATCGCTCCGCTGGAACCGGCGCAGGCCGGCCGCCAGCGGGATCGCCGCCCAGCCACAGAGGACGATGATGCTCAGCGGCTCCGCGAGAACGAACGGCACCGCCGTACCGGCCCCCTCCGTGGCCGGCGATCCCCCGCCGAGCCCGAACGAAATCCGGAGCGGCGTCACCCCTACATCACCCCCATATTCGCCACGACGGCATACGCTTCGATCGGATTCAGCCGGTCAACGGCGAGGAGCCATGTCGGGGGTTCGCCGCCCGGCAGTGAGCCCGCGACGAGGTAGTAGACGCCGACGACGAGCGGCTCCCAGAGGAATGTCAGGCCGAGAAAAACGCTGAAGCCGGCTGCCATCGCGTTTCTGGTCGTCGAGACGGCCGCTGACAAGCCGACCGAAAGCCCGAGGAAGCCGATTCCAAGGAGTGCCGTCGCAGCCACGACACCAACGAGCGACCGACTGCCACTGCCCCGAAGACGGCGAGGCCAAGCACTGCCGCAACGATGAACGCTCCGGCGAGCCCGGCGACCAAGATGGCGCTGGCCCCGAAGAACGTCCCGACGACGACCTCCATCCGCGAGGGTGGCAACCCGAGCAGGAGCCTGAGACTCCCTGCTTCACGCTCACCGGCGACCGAGACGGTGCCAAGGGCAATCGCCGCGACGGGAACGAGTAGCTGAAACGGGAGGCCAAGGAAACCGACCGCCGACAGTACCACGGGGTCGGCCGACCGGCCGATCGCCCAGTAGATCAGTATCGTCGACGCCATCAGGAGCCCGAAGACGACCGCAACGCGTCCGATCGGATTCCATCGCGGAACTCCTTGCGGGCGATGGCGACCAGCCGACCGACAGCGGTCGATCCGGTCGGGGACCGATGTGATGTGTCGGTCACTCAGTCAGCACCTCCGGCGGCTACCGGTCCGCGGTCCTCGCTGTCGGTGTAGACCGAGAACAGTTCCTGAAGAGTCAGGGTTGCCGAGCCGACGGCCGCCCGCAGACCATCTACCGTGTCGACAGCGACCATTTGTCCCTCGTCAAGGATGGCGATCCGGTCGCAGGTCGACTCGACGTGATCTAGGACGTGACTGGAAAAGAAGACGGTTGTCCCGCGTTCGAGTTCAGCTGCGAGCAGGTCTTGCAGTCGCGCGACGCCGTGTGGATCGAGGCCGGCGGTCGGTTCGTCGAGGATCAGCAGGTCGGGATCGCCGACCGTCGCCATGGCAAGAGCCAGCCGCTGGCCCATCCCTTTCGAGTACGCCCCTGCCGGGCGGTCGGCGTCGGCGGCGTCAAGGCCGACCCTGTCACAGACCGCCGCGATGTCGACGCTGGCCCCCTTCAGCCGGGCCGCAAGGCGGAGGTGTTCCCGTCCGGTGAGCCGGTCGTACAGCGGAGTAACCGTCAGGGACGACGCCGATCCGTTCGTGGACCGCTCGCGTCTCAGTCTGTGCGTCGTAGCCGAACACCCGGACGGTCCCCTCGGTGGGGCGGACGTAGTCCAGCAGCACGTCGACGTTGTCGACTTCCCTGCCCCGTTGGGACCGAGGAAGCCGACGGCTTCGCCGCAGTCGACCGTCAGGCTCAGTCCGTCGACAGCGAGGTGGTCGCTGTACGTTTGGTGAGTTCGTCGATCTCGATTGCAGCCATACAGTGAACTGGCTGCCACATCTTATATTCGGACCAGAGAGCTTCAGAGTCAGAAGCTCTTTGTGGCCATATATTACACCTCGGAGACGAGAGGGAGACGCATGGCGAGGACACCGACATCGCCGCCAAAACAGTCGGCGAACTGCTCGAAGACGAGTACGCGCGGTCGATCCTCGCCGAAACAAGCACCGAAGCGCTGTCGGCGACCGAACTGGCCGAACGGTGTGGGGCCTCCTCGCCGACAATCTACCGCCGACTCAATCGACTCCAAGAACTCGATATGATCGACGACGAACAGGCGTTGGATCCAGACGGCCACCACTACCGACGGTTTCGGCCCGGGTAGAACCGGGTGACGATCGAACTCACCGACGGCGGCTACGAGGTGACTGTCGACCGTACGCCGAGGACGCCGTCGACCGCTTTACCGAACTTTACGAGGGGCTCCGATGACCGCGCCAAACTCACTGTCGAGGGTGGCTCGGCCGCCGGGGTCGTCGTCGCTATCCTGCTGGCAATCGGAATTATCGCTCTCAGCGCGTGGATCACGGTTGTCGCCTACCGCGGTTACCGGAAGTCTGGCGACCGTCGGTGCTGTTCCTCGGGTCGGCATCGCACTGACGGCGACGGTGCCGACGACCGGCCCGGATCGCCCTCCCCACCGCTTGGTATCTCGTCGCTGCTCACTACGGCAGCCGCGGTCGGCGTCAATTCGCCGGGCTGGTGGTAATCCTCTATGCGATCTACGGCCGATCCGAGGCGGTCAGTTCGCGTCTCGTGGCGGGGGCGGCCGCCTGCTCGCTCGCCGTGTTTCGCCGCCCCCGTTGTGGCCGTCAGGACGACCGATCTGGGACAGTCAACAGCGATGACAGCGGTCAGTAGCGTGACGGCCGTCCTCGGTGGATTTGTCGCTGTCCAAGCTACCGGGGCTATCGCCGATACGACCGCCGGCCGATGCTGTTACTCGCTGTCGGGCTCGCACTATTGACTGTCGGCTCGTTCGTCGCGATCACGACCGCCGAGTGGGTGTTCCCGGTGTCGGACGCCGTAGCCGTCGGCACTGTCTGGACGGTTGAACTCCTCGGACTGGTGGCGATCCTCCAGTCACTTCGGGTCGACTAACGCTCCGACGTGCCGGCGTCGACAGCATCGGTGACAGCCAGCACCTCATCAAAGTCAACACTGAAACCGATAACAGCCGCGATGAGAGTCGAGTACCCGTCGCTGAGTGTGTCGGCCTGATGGTTCATCGGAGCAGTAGCTGTCGCTCTGTGTAAATACAGAAAGCCCACTCCAGAGAGATCCCTCTCCTGAGTGGGCTATGATAGGTATGAATGGTGGCGGCGAACCGCGTTTCCCAGAGGCTCGCGCACTCCAGTACTCCCCGGAACGCTGGTGGGCTTATCTTCCGTGTTCGGGATGGGTACGGGAGGCAACCCCACCGCTATGGCCGCCTAACGTCGAGTCACGGAATCGAACCGTGAAAGTACCAGTCTCGATCAACACTCCACCGTGTGTCCGTGCGATCCAGTTTGCGCCTGGACTCGGTCAGCGACGAGATAATTCGTCGGTGAATGAGTCACAGTGCGTATGAATGATGGCTTTGGTCTGTTAGTGCTCGTGGGCTTAACGTCTCGTTACCTCGACGCGCACACCCCGAGTCTATCGACCGCGTCTTGTACGCGGGACCTCTGCGGTGTCTCTTTTCCAAGTGGGTTTCGAGCTTAGATGCGTTCAGCTCTTACCCCGTGTGGCGTGGCTACCCGGCACGTGCTCTCTCGAACAACCGGTACACCAGTGGCCACCAACCGTAGTTCCTCTCGTACTATACGGTCGTTCTTGTCAGACACCATTACACACCCAGTAGATAGCAGCCGACCTGTCTCACGACGGTCTAAACCCAGCTCACGACCTCCTTTAATAGGCGAACAACCTCACCCTTGCCCGCTTCTGCACGGGCAGGATGGAGGGAACCGACATCGAGGTAGCAAGCCACTCGGTCGATATGTGCTCTTGCGAGTGACGACTCTGTTATCCCTAGGGTAGCTTTTCTGTCATCAATTGCCCGCATCAAGCAGGCTAATTGGTTCGCTAGACCACGCTTTCGCGTCAGCGTTCCTCGTTGGGAAGAACACTGTCAAGCTATCTTTTGCTCTTGCACTCTTCGCCGGGTCTCTGTCCCGGCTGAGATAGCCATAGGGCGCGCTCGATATCTTTTCGAGCGCGTACCGCCCCAGTCAAACTGCCCGGCTATCGGTGTCCTCTCCCGGAGTGAGAGTCGCAGTCACCGACGGGTAGTATTTCACTGTTGACTCGGTGGCCCGCTAGCGCGGGTACCTGTGTAATGTCTCCTACCTATGCTGCACATCGGCGACCACGTCTCAGCGACAGCCTGCAGTAAAGCTCCATAGGGTCTTCGCTTCCCCCTGGGTGTCTCCAGACTCCGCACTGGAATGTACAGTTCACCGGGCCCAACGTTGGGACAGTGAAGCTCTGGTTAATCCATTCATGCAAGCCGCTACTGATGCGGCAAGGTACTACGCTACCTTAAGAGGGTCATAGTTACCCCCGCCGTTGACAGGTCCTTCGTCCTCTTGTACGAGGTGTTCAGATACCTGCACTGGGCAGGATTCAGTGACCGTACGAGTCCTTGCGGATTTGCGGTCACCTATGTTGTTACTAGACAGTCCGAGCTTCCGAGTCACTGCGACCTGCTCCGTTCCGGAGCAGGCATCCCTTCTTCCGAAGGTACGGGACTAACTTGCCGAATTCCCTAACGTTGGTTGCTCCCGACAGGCCTTGGCTTTCGCCGCCATGGACACCTGTGTCGGTTCTCGGTACGGACATCATGCTCGTCTTTTCATGGGCCCCAGGTTGAATCACGTTTCCTATGCCGCCGTTCGTCCGCTTCGTACCATTACGGTTTCCACGGAGTTTGACGGTTCGACCGGGCGAAAGCCCGGCGTGATCGACCCCAGGGCGTCAACTTTCACTGCATGATGGCACGGGAATATTAACCCGTTTCCCATTTCGTCTCAGTCGAGTTGCGGTGAGACTTAGGACCGGCTAACCCTCAGCTGATCAGCAGTGCTGAGGAACCCTTATCCATTAGGCCGTCGGGGTTCTCACCCGACTATCGCTGCTACTATGGCCAGGATTTTCGTCACGCATCGGTCCACAGGAATTCTCATCCCTGCTTCCACCCAATGCGAGCGCCAATCTACTCGATTACCAGTATCAGTGGTACGGACAGGTCTCGGTGGTGGATTTGAGTCCCGATCATTTTGGGCGCCTCAAACCTCGGCCGGTAAGCTGTTACGCTTTTCTTAGAGGGTAGCTGCTTCTAAGCTCACCTCCCGGCTGTCTAGGGCTCGAGACCACCTTCAGAGGATTACACTTAATCCACACTTGGGGACCTTAACCTATCTCTGGGTGTTCCCTCCTGGTACACAGGCTTACCCCGCGCACCGGAATCCCCGCGTCAAACAGCGTCTGTAGGTTTGGAGTTTGACAGGTGTGCCGACTCCTCTCGGAGGCGGACACACCAATCGGTCGCTCTACCCCACAGACTACCTCGGCGGAGGTCATGCTTCGACATGTTTCGATTGGAACCAGCTGTTGCCGGACTCGATGGGCCTTTCACCCCTACACATAGATCACGAGAGGGTATTGTAGGACACCAACTCTAACAGACTTCCACGTGCCTTTCGGCACGCTTCATCTTGTCCATGCGTAGATCGTCCGGATTCGGGTCGTGTCCATATGGCTCCCCGCCCTTGAAGACGGCGGCCCTCGGGCAAAGCCCTGCGGCCATGTCGGTTTCCCTGTGCCTCCCCGGATACTCCGGTTAGACTTGCCATACAGACACACTCCCTGGCTCGTTTTTCAAAACGTACGACAGAACATCGGCTTCCCGTGAGTCTTACTGGAGACTCGCGTCTCCCTCATTCGTCATGGACCTTGTATGCCCTGTCGCTCGATCGCCAACTGATTTCATGCTCTATTTCGCCTCCCTTCTGAGGGTACTTTGCAGCGTTCGTTCACACTACTTGTTCACTATCGGTCTCAGGTTGTGTTTAGCCTTCGCAGTCGATGCCTGCGTTATTCGCGAGGGATATCCAACCCCCGCTACTCTGGCACTACCGCACAGCCTACTGGTCTCGAATACGGGGTTGTCACCCTGTATCACGCTCTGTTCCAAGAGACTTCCTCGAGACGGTCGGCTGATGAGAGGTAGCCCTGACACCACATTGCCCGTGAGGGCTTCGGTTTGGGCTGTATCGCGTTCACTCGCGGTTACTGACGACATCACATTGCGTTTTCTTTTCCTCCCGATACTGAGATGTTTCAGTTCTCGGGGTTCCTCATTGCGCGAAGCAATTGTTAGAGAGATTCTCATTCGGAAATCCATGGTTCTTCGCCTCCGTGCGGCTCCCCATGGCTTATCGCAGCTTGGCACGTCCTTCATCAGCGCCTGAGCCGAGCAATCCACCAGCTGGCATAGTAGCCAACGTCGTTGTGACTCGTTCAACTGAACGAGTCCAGTGGACGCCTGGATCGCACGTACACACGGTTTCATTCTCGCCCCCAAGGTGGAGATGGTGGCGAATCGACCCTTCCAAGCGCGGTTTCACCCGGCTTGGTGCATCTGTCGTCGTACCACACTCGAACGCCGTCCCACACTTAAGGGGACGGATTCGGCGGTGGTACGAAGTACGGACCCGTCGGGAGTTGCACCCGACATCCCCGTGAGGGGATATCCGCCTCGGATAGGTCGTGTGAGCCCAGCGGGCCCATGCAGTAGTCGGCGCTTACCGACTCGCGGTGACTTGTGGTCACCAGTCAATGTAGGTGGGTCAGGGCAAAGCCCTGATCCCGGTCAGTAGGAGGTGATCCAGCCGCAGATTCCTCTACGGCTACCTTGTTACGACTTAAGCCCCCTTGCGGAGCCCAGATTCGACCGTCGCATGACGGCCTCATCCGGACCCCACTCGGGTGCTTTGACGGGCGGTGTGTGCAAGGAGCAGGGACGTATTCACCGCGCGCTTCTGACACGCGATTACTACCGAATCCAGCTTCATGCGGGCGGGTTTCAGCCCGCAATCCGAACTACGACTACGTTTGGAGATTAGCTTCGCCTCTCGGCGTTGCATCCCACTGTCATAGCCATTGTAGCCCGCGTGTTGCCCGGTCCATTCGGGGCATACTGACCTACCGTTGCCCATTCCTTCCTCCATTTTAGCAATGGCAGTCCTCCTAGTGTACCCAACCACCGCAGGGGTGTTGCTGGCAACTAGAAGTGTGGGTCTCGCTCGTTGCCTGACTTAACAGGACGCCTCACGGTACGAGCTGACGGCGGCCATGCACCTCCTCTCAGTAGCGTCGAGTAAAGTCGTCAACCTGACTGTCATTACTACTGTCGGGACCGGTGAGATGTCCGGCGTTGAGTCCAATTAAACCGCAGGCTCCTCCGGTTGTGGTGCTCCCCCGCCAATTCCTTTAAGTTTCATCCTTGCGGACGTACTTCCCAGGCGGCTCGCTTATCGTCTTCACTACGGCACATCACGTGCTCATGGCGCGTGACATACCTAGCGAGCATTGTTTACAGCCAGGACTACCCGGGTATCTAATCCGGTTCGAGACCCTGGCTTTCGTCCCTCACTGTCGGGTCCGGTCTCTCAACGTGGTTTCCCCATTGGTGGTCCGTCCAGGATTACAGGATTTCACTCCTACCCCGGACGTACCCGTTGAGTCTCTCGGCCCCAAGCTGTGTAGTTTCCACCGGACGCCGACCAGTTGAGCTGGTCGATTTCCCAATGGACTTACACAGCAAGCTACGGACGCTTTAGGCCCAATAATATCGGCCATCACTTGGACTGCCGGTATTACCGCGGCGGCTGGCACCGGTCTTGCCCAGTCCTTGTTCCTGTACCACCTTACGGTACAGAAAAGCGAGGCTATATGCCCTCACACTCGGAGTCCCCCTATCGCACTGTCGTGCAGTGTAAAGGTTTCGCGCCTGCTGCGCCCCGTAGGGCCCGGTATCTTGTCTCAGATACCGTCTCCAGGCTCTTGCTCTCACAACCTGTACCGATTATCGGCATGGTGGGCCGTTACCCCACCATCTACCTAATCGGCCGCAGCCACATCCTACAGCGCCGGAACGTTTCTCACTCTCGGCACTCCAGCCTGAGAGTAATATCCGCTATTGGCCTCAGTTTCCCGAGGTTATCGCGGTCTGTAGGGTAGTTTGGCCACGTGTTACTGAGCTATATGCTACGAGTCTAAACTCGTGCAACTAGCATGGCTAAATCGGACTCCGATAGCAATGGCCTCCGGCAGGATCAACCGGAATGTGCTGATATACATCAGCGGCGGAAGTGGTTGCACTCCGTCGGAAGCTAACACACTGGTTCCTACGCCAGTGTTGACTACTGCATGGGTCCGTGGGCTCACATCAGATTCCATCTTGACGGCGGACCGCAGGGGTGGAATCCTCATGGGATGAAACCTCGCCAACCCCAGAAGGGAAGGCGAAGAATTTCTCGTAGCTCGGCCGACCTGGTGGCCACCCGAGCGTGTCGACCCGGGCTCGCTGCCGGTGCGACCTTCGCATCATATCCGATGGGAGGGGAGTATATAAATGGACGGTCTCGAACCGGCCGTGTTCAGCCGTCACACAGGATATGTGTCGCATACACACTATCAAGACCTCACAGAGCATTACCGGTTAACCTGACCTGATTCACTTGTTCTGTCGTGATGAGTCATCGATGTTGGTTGAACCCGCGAGTCGAGGACAGAGTCGTCGCTGTCGCGACGGTTCGCCACTGATGCGACAGCGTAGCCACTCCCAAGGAGGCTTCTCCGGTCAGTAACTACCGGTTGAACCTGTCATTAGGTAGCCGGTTCGTGCGGGCGACCCGGCCACTGAGAGGGCTGTCTATGCAGTCCGTCGAACCATATTGACCAATCCTTGTACGGCCGCCCCCAGAGACGACGGTCGCTTCCGGTGGGGCGTTGCTACGTATTTGTAGTCACGGAGGCGTGTTGTGCGTCTGTGGGTGACACCCTGACATCGACGCCCCAGTTTCGTGTGCTCTGCACTGTTATTTAGCTTCTTGTGCTTCCGAGATATTTGAGAAATAAGTTACCAGATTAGACCTGAATAAGTATCATTTGAAGACCATTTCATATTAATATTACATGTGTATTATATTAGTGACATGGAAAGTACTGTCCATCCAAAAGACATATTCGTAACTGCAGCATAGGTACAATGTCGACATGCCCTCCAGCAGTCGTAAGCTTCTCTCGACGACCAGTGAACAGTGGCGTCTGGCGCGTGAAGACCTCCACGTCAGAAACACCACGGATACCAAGCGTGATATCGGCATAGAAATATACGACGACAACAAAGTGTGTTGTCATACGGCACACTATCAGCTCTTGTCAGGCCAGTCCGGCTGTTCGGTCAACTTGCTACAGGCTGGCTGCTACAAGGTTAAAGCCGTTCTCGATCAACAACACGAATCAGTCGCTACCGTGACAGTCTCTGATGAACCCGAACAGACTATTTTCATCCACATTCAGAACGAAGGGATCACAATCAAGGAAGGAGTGACTCCCTCGCGTACCTGAACCAGCGTGTTGCATCTTCCCCTCCCCCTTGCAGGCAGGATTGAACGAGATAGGGTAAGCCTATCTTTAACACCCATCCGAACGAAATAACAAATTGAATGAGCTCTGCATCTACATCGGACAGGTCCCCCGAGTCTGCCGATCCCGTGTCGGGCTATCGTGACACGCTTACATCGCTTTATCGCGAATATGTCGGTGAACCAGCCAAAGAGCGAGACATCTATGTTGGATTTGGCCTCTTCTTCGCTGGGGTCACGCTTGCCATCGTCGGATTCTGCCTCTTTCTGTACAGTAACGTTCTAGAATCCGGGAGCACACTGTACTGGCAGATTCGTGAGGTTGCGCTCGTCGTCGGGTTCATCGGACTGCCCTCCGTGCTGTTGAGCGTCGTCGTGCTCCTCCCGGTCGGTTTCAAAACTCGGATCGTTAGTGCCGCTGGCACGTTATTCTGTCTCGCCGCAACCATAATTCTGGTTGATGTCTTTCCGTATGGATGGACGAATAGTGGCGGAATCAACGGTAGCGTCTGGACAATCAGCGTTTACGCCACTGGGCTGGTCATGCTTGCGGCCTCGACAGGGGCGGCGCTGGTTGCACACTACCTCGAGAAAGCGACAAGCACAGGCGAGTCAACTGAACCGGTTGAGTCGGCCGAGAGCGAGTCTGAGTCTGTCAGCAAAGCAGATGTGGACAACGATATCGAACAGGCACTAGAAGGGGCGGAACTATCGTGGGGTGGCGTCGAACAGCAGCCCAAAACTAAGCGGTTAAATCTGGATATGCCAGAAACGGACTCGGACCTCGATCGGACGGCTATCGAGAATTCTGAGGCAACCACGACCCGAGCCGACAGCAATGATGTTGATGACGCGGTGGATGGGCTCAGGCAGCTACAGGGTGGCCAATCAAAGACTGAGCGAAGCGCCGGCACCGAAGATCAGGTCAACGCTCTCACGCAGTTTCGAAATGAGCAGGGCGAAGATGACGATGTGGAAACCGGTGTCAAAGAGCAACAAGGCATTGTTAGTCGTCTTCGGTCATGGTTTTTTGAATAAGCGGACTGAACTCCTCCACAGACACTCCGCTGTGCTTCTCTCGTTGCGTGAGTGTGATCGTATTATTATGTCCCTACGAGTCAGTCAATCTGAGTTTTCATAAATAAAAGGTTACTTGTTGGAAAACAGGATAGTTTTTTTCAACTTGGTGGGAGGAATACAACTGTATGCCCCAAGGTCTCGATGTCGGTACGATGAACCTCCTGTCTGCACGTCAAGACGGTAACGAGACGGTATTCGTGCAGCAGCGGAACTCTTTCGTCGAAATTGACTACAGCGACATGGCCGAACAGATGCTGTCGAGAAGTGATGTTCTCCACATCCGCAAGGATGACCGGGTCTACATCGTTGGCGATGACGCCCTGAATTTCGCGAACATCTTCAGTGAGGAGACACGCCGCCCGATGCAAGCCGGGATACTCTCAAGCGACGAGCAATCAGCGATCCCGATGATTAAGCTCATTACTGAACAGGTGGTGGGACAGCCGGAGTTCCCGAACGAGCGCCTGTTTTTCTCGTTCCTGCGGACCCAATCGATGCCGATGTCTCGACACTGTATCATCAGAAGACGATCGAATCCCTGCTCACTGATATGGGCTACAGCCCAGAACCGATCAATGAAGGGATGGCCGTCATCTACTCCGAGCTTGCAAATCGTGAGTTCACCGGACTCGGTATCAGCTTTGGCGCCGGAATGACCAACGTTTGTCTGTCATACTATGCGGTCCCCGTAATGAAGTTCTCTATCGCACGTGGTGGCGACTGGATCGACGAGCAGG encodes:
- a CDS encoding permease is translated as MSGYRDTLTSLYREYVGEPAKERDIYVGFGLFFAGVTLAIVGFCLFLYSNVLESGSTLYWQIREVALVVGFIGLPSVLLSVVVLLPVGFKTRIVSAAGTLFCLAATIILVDVFPYGWTNSGGINGSVWTISVYATGLVMLAASTGAALVAHYLEKATSTGESTEPVESAESESESVSKADVDNDIEQALEGAELSWGGVEQQPKTKRLNLDMPETDSDLDRTAIENSEATTTRADSNDVDDAVDGLRQLQGGQSKTERSAGTEDQVNALTQFRNEQGEDDDVETGVKEQQGIVSRLRSWFFE
- a CDS encoding DUF3592 domain-containing protein gives rise to the protein MSDDGLSVNGPNTVGQSLLLLIAAIGLVSFGAVDYVQSTNAVSESVKVEATITEVGVETKGSSTGSGATVKHEPVVEFTYTYAGETYTGDKVFPGATPPRYDTEAAAQDVIAEYESETETTAYVNPDAPDQAFLKNHVSNRQYIFIGVGSVLALLGGFFTVKNYRRDRA
- a CDS encoding ABC transporter ATP-binding protein; this translates as MAASSLYGCNRDRRTHQTYSDHLAVDGLSLTVDCGEAVGFLGPNGAGKSTTSTCCWTTSAPPRGPSGCSATTHRLRRERSTNGSASSLTVTPLYDRLTGREHLRLAARLKGASVDIAAVCDRVGLDAADADRPAGAYSKGMGQRLALAMATVGDPDLLILDEPTAGLDPHGVARLQDLLAAELERGTTVFFSSHVLDHVESTCDRIAILDEGQMVAVDTVDGLRAAVGSATLTLQELFSVYTDSEDRGPVAAGGAD
- a CDS encoding winged helix-turn-helix domain-containing protein; translated protein: MSATELAERCGASSPTIYRRLNRLQELDMIDDEQALDPDGHHYRRFRPG